From the genome of Gracilibacillus salitolerans, one region includes:
- a CDS encoding sugar phosphate isomerase/epimerase family protein, producing the protein MKLGVNSVLFSGYDLATAIQYIKFTGYDGIELSSIVGMVEHLTDTASEPELSEIRKMVEEAELDFYCVEAATNILVPENRERTKRVFERAAKLGIPMVTTGSAGKSDDEESTEASIRAIEELAQAASDVGIRYALKLHYGQSIYNTKTALRLMEEVKHPALGLNFDATHVGRVGDDPVAAIGSLSEHIIHSHIRDTFIEQLKIAAPEFQTAGRGTVPLKEVVDKMVEIDYEGATVLEIIGAKDYALPEVTAIAAESRGYLSRLFEEAKEKREELQC; encoded by the coding sequence ATGAAATTAGGCGTTAACTCTGTTCTTTTCAGCGGTTATGATTTAGCAACAGCCATCCAATACATCAAATTTACCGGCTATGACGGTATAGAATTATCATCCATTGTTGGAATGGTGGAACATCTGACAGACACAGCAAGTGAACCTGAACTTTCGGAAATACGAAAAATGGTAGAGGAGGCCGAACTTGACTTTTATTGTGTGGAAGCGGCCACTAATATACTCGTTCCAGAGAATCGTGAACGAACCAAAAGAGTTTTTGAACGCGCTGCTAAGTTAGGTATTCCGATGGTTACGACAGGAAGTGCCGGAAAATCCGATGATGAAGAGAGTACAGAGGCTTCCATTCGAGCAATTGAAGAATTAGCACAAGCTGCTAGTGATGTTGGTATACGCTATGCATTAAAACTACATTATGGGCAAAGTATTTACAATACGAAAACGGCTCTTAGACTAATGGAAGAAGTAAAACACCCAGCATTGGGACTGAATTTTGATGCGACACACGTTGGGCGTGTAGGAGATGATCCTGTCGCAGCAATTGGATCCCTTTCGGAACATATTATTCATTCTCACATCCGTGACACATTTATCGAACAATTAAAGATTGCTGCTCCTGAATTTCAAACGGCTGGAAGAGGAACCGTCCCTCTAAAAGAAGTGGTCGATAAAATGGTTGAAATAGATTATGAAGGTGCCACAGTGCTTGAGATTATTGGGGCAAAAGACTATGCCTTACCAGAGGTTACTGCAATTGCGGCGGAAAGTCGTGGTTATTTAAGTCGTTTATTTGAAGAGGCGAAGGAAAAGAGGGAGGAATTACAGTGCTAA
- a CDS encoding Gfo/Idh/MocA family protein: MLKVAVVGVGNIGKIHCRYYNENPNVELVAACDLIEERAQTIADHYGAQAYQDMGTMLENEEVDIVSIATAGKENGSDHYRPAVMAIEAGKDVLVEKPISNNIEEARSMVRLAAKNNVRLVSNLNHRFVPAAYKGKELIEKGDLGTLLFLNMKLTIQNPNETSPWFHLRALHPHSVDVMRYFAGDIKRVQAFMTKAPGRSIWSTASINLEFASGAVGHLTGSYDMAGRHPIEYCEVAGNRGRFVIDNVYENFTFYPHDSDELLVLRNSIMTGVGSFQETFKNRLDHFVKQVQDGVEPDEMEASGAHALAGQEVIEAAIQSQMANGAVIEVPKTDKEILL; the protein is encoded by the coding sequence GTGCTAAAAGTGGCGGTTGTTGGCGTTGGCAATATCGGGAAAATTCATTGCCGGTATTATAATGAAAATCCAAATGTGGAATTAGTAGCGGCTTGTGACTTAATTGAAGAGCGTGCTCAGACAATAGCTGATCATTACGGAGCACAAGCTTATCAGGACATGGGAACAATGCTTGAGAATGAAGAGGTTGATATTGTTAGTATCGCAACAGCAGGGAAAGAAAATGGTAGTGATCATTATAGGCCTGCAGTGATGGCAATTGAAGCGGGAAAAGATGTGTTAGTGGAAAAGCCGATTTCCAATAATATAGAAGAGGCTAGATCGATGGTTCGGCTTGCTGCTAAAAATAATGTGCGATTAGTAAGTAATTTAAATCACCGCTTTGTTCCGGCTGCTTACAAAGGAAAAGAATTAATTGAGAAAGGTGATTTAGGTACGTTGCTTTTCTTAAATATGAAATTAACGATTCAAAATCCAAATGAAACGAGTCCATGGTTCCATTTACGAGCACTTCATCCTCATTCTGTTGATGTCATGCGTTATTTTGCTGGAGATATCAAACGTGTGCAAGCATTTATGACCAAAGCACCAGGAAGAAGTATTTGGTCGACAGCCTCTATTAACCTAGAATTTGCTTCAGGAGCTGTTGGTCATTTGACTGGTAGTTACGACATGGCTGGACGTCATCCAATTGAGTACTGTGAAGTCGCAGGCAACAGGGGGCGATTTGTGATCGATAATGTCTATGAAAATTTTACTTTCTATCCACATGATAGCGACGAGTTGTTAGTTCTTCGTAATTCGATCATGACTGGAGTTGGGAGCTTTCAAGAAACGTTTAAAAATAGGTTGGACCATTTTGTTAAACAAGTACAAGATGGGGTGGAGCCAGACGAAATGGAAGCCTCTGGTGCGCATGCTTTAGCAGGACAGGAAGTGATTGAAGCAGCTATTCAATCCCAAATGGCTAACGGAGCAGTAATAGAAGTACCGAAGACAGATAAGGAGATCTTGTTATGA
- a CDS encoding carbohydrate ABC transporter permease — protein sequence MNSSTKKMYPLAFLIPAALVYCTFFLFPTSMAFFYSMTWWTLDDWEFIGFDNFVQFFQEPSLRIGFRNTLIYAFTTMGGKVVLGLFLAVFLCSKIRNKDFLRSIVFFPALLSTIAVGYTFSALMHPTNGIINKALALVGIAGPNWLGDAKIALLSVAMTDIWKGVGIATVIFIAGIMAIPGHYYEALKIDGGNAFQSFLHITLPLSRPAFNTVVILALIGGLRTFDLVWAMTGGGPGFSSDLLASIVYKQYASGFFGLATAGNVLLFLFVGLIAFPIFKLLNRKEVDL from the coding sequence ATGAACAGTTCGACCAAAAAGATGTACCCTTTAGCTTTTTTGATCCCTGCAGCATTGGTGTATTGTACATTTTTCTTGTTCCCGACATCAATGGCGTTCTTTTATAGTATGACTTGGTGGACATTAGATGATTGGGAATTTATTGGATTCGACAACTTTGTTCAGTTTTTTCAAGAACCGTCACTAAGGATTGGGTTTCGAAATACCTTAATTTATGCTTTTACTACCATGGGTGGAAAAGTTGTACTAGGGTTATTTCTTGCCGTGTTTCTCTGTTCAAAGATTAGAAATAAGGATTTTCTAAGATCCATTGTATTTTTCCCAGCGCTACTAAGTACGATTGCTGTAGGGTATACCTTTAGCGCGTTAATGCACCCAACGAATGGGATCATTAATAAAGCCTTAGCCTTAGTGGGTATTGCAGGACCAAATTGGCTAGGTGATGCAAAAATAGCTTTGTTATCTGTTGCAATGACTGATATATGGAAAGGGGTTGGAATTGCTACCGTAATTTTTATTGCGGGAATTATGGCGATACCTGGCCATTATTATGAGGCGCTCAAAATAGATGGCGGGAATGCATTTCAATCGTTTCTTCATATTACGTTACCACTTTCACGGCCAGCATTTAATACCGTTGTTATCCTAGCGTTAATCGGCGGTCTACGAACTTTTGATTTAGTATGGGCAATGACTGGTGGAGGACCAGGATTCAGCTCAGACCTTTTAGCATCGATTGTATATAAGCAATATGCAAGTGGGTTTTTTGGCTTGGCAACAGCCGGTAATGTCTTATTGTTTTTGTTTGTTGGTCTTATTGCTTTCCCAATCTTTAAACTTTTAAATAGGAAAGAGGTGGACCTATGA
- a CDS encoding carbohydrate ABC transporter permease yields the protein MSTKQEGVMEETSIQIQTKKKVSKKWFAFESLAVLLATIFFGVPFYFVIINSLKDSTGAAELSLAWPESFQFLANYKEVLMLNDGIVWRAFLNSSIITISSITIIILICSMAGFILSRRQGMAKRLNYVILMGLMIPPTIVPTIWVLQKLGLFKTFPGIIFLESALHFSFACLLYTAFVATIPRELDEAALMDGCGPFQLFFKIIFPLLKPVTSTVIVLSSIQIYNDFENMLYFFPGADNATVQLTLYNFTGIYGTSYHLLFADVLLISIPPLILFIFFNKKIVDGMTAGAVKG from the coding sequence ATGAGTACGAAACAAGAAGGTGTTATGGAGGAAACATCGATACAAATTCAAACAAAGAAAAAAGTTTCAAAGAAATGGTTTGCATTCGAGTCTTTAGCCGTTTTGCTTGCCACTATCTTTTTTGGAGTTCCATTTTATTTTGTCATCATTAACTCTCTGAAGGATAGCACAGGTGCAGCAGAACTAAGCTTGGCATGGCCAGAATCATTTCAATTTTTAGCGAATTATAAAGAAGTTCTTATGCTGAACGATGGAATTGTATGGAGAGCATTTTTGAACAGCTCTATCATAACAATATCATCTATTACCATCATTATTTTGATTTGTTCCATGGCTGGATTTATTCTTTCGCGCAGGCAAGGAATGGCTAAAAGACTTAATTACGTTATTCTAATGGGGCTGATGATTCCACCGACAATAGTACCTACCATTTGGGTGTTACAAAAACTGGGATTATTCAAAACATTTCCCGGCATCATCTTTCTTGAATCTGCGTTGCACTTTTCGTTTGCCTGTTTGTTGTATACAGCCTTTGTCGCTACGATTCCGCGAGAACTTGACGAAGCAGCACTAATGGATGGATGTGGGCCATTTCAATTGTTCTTTAAAATTATCTTCCCTTTATTAAAACCAGTCACTTCAACAGTTATCGTATTGTCGTCGATTCAAATCTATAATGACTTTGAAAACATGTTGTACTTCTTTCCCGGAGCGGATAATGCTACGGTACAGCTTACCCTGTATAATTTCACAGGAATTTATGGAACGTCCTATCACTTGTTGTTTGCCGACGTGCTATTAATTTCGATTCCGCCACTCATTTTATTTATTTTCTTTAATAAAAAAATTGTGGATGGTATGACAGCTGGGGCAGTAAAAGGATAA
- a CDS encoding YesL family protein produces the protein MGAFGILKIPEWMLKFLYVNFLWICFSLVGLVMFGLFPATVAMFAIFRKWIMGETDIPIFRSFWRYYKKDFLKSNRLGLLLLVIGYTLYIDFQLLQYASDSVWITIISYVVATITLMYILTLLYVFPVFVHYEIPVFKVLKTSFLTMIVSPLSTIMMMAGSVILYFSLRNFLGLAVILGPSLFAFLVMCSVYLSFTKLIKSKAVKLESS, from the coding sequence ATGGGGGCTTTTGGAATTTTAAAAATACCAGAATGGATGTTGAAGTTCTTGTACGTGAATTTTTTATGGATTTGTTTTTCTCTCGTTGGTTTGGTTATGTTTGGGCTTTTTCCTGCAACTGTTGCCATGTTTGCAATATTTCGTAAATGGATCATGGGGGAGACAGATATTCCGATTTTTAGAAGCTTTTGGAGATATTATAAAAAGGATTTCCTAAAGAGCAATAGGTTAGGTCTGCTTCTTTTGGTAATTGGTTATACGTTATATATTGATTTTCAGTTGCTTCAATATGCTAGTGATAGTGTTTGGATAACGATTATTTCATACGTTGTAGCGACTATTACCTTGATGTATATCTTAACTCTTTTATACGTTTTCCCGGTTTTTGTACACTATGAGATTCCGGTCTTTAAAGTGTTAAAAACCTCATTTCTAACCATGATTGTTTCTCCGCTTTCCACTATTATGATGATGGCGGGAAGCGTTATTCTTTATTTTTCGTTAAGGAATTTTCTTGGATTAGCTGTGATTTTAGGTCCAAGCTTGTTTGCGTTTTTAGTTATGTGTTCGGTTTATCTATCCTTTACGAAGCTCATAAAAAGCAAAGCAGTAAAACTCGAGAGTTCCTAA
- a CDS encoding sulfatase family protein, translating to MKKQPNVIVFGIDSLRRDYMSSYGYHRLTTPHMDKIASQGVLFENHFSPSIPTTPAYASMLTGMDCFGTDVVALRHQGGLGNHLKTLPEILAEHDYNTTCVGFSNNPSSRGFQKYLDYEAWQPDETGKCPKADNLNEVAIPELKRLNEADKPFFLFLRHMDPHSPYLPPKPFERIFYDGDEKDPANKSMESVYHFKPHADFFKSWIPEGVTDQRYVCAQYEGAIAYMDACIQNIFATVEELGIEEETLIVLTSDHGETLYEHECYFDHHGMYDNCLVVPLILKFPGELPEGKRITDTTVIQDVTPTILELLGIETDIAFNGQSIVRPLKGEKLASVSEFYITECTWMRKHGWRTSEWKLIQALEPDFHFKPEIELYNLVKDPEENHNVASQEPEVVNLLQQRMEDYIAKREAETGRINPMYTNIHYHGLKEGPLKSSQEAYDKLYLGSISNARKIQAK from the coding sequence ATGAAGAAACAACCAAATGTTATTGTTTTTGGTATCGATAGCTTAAGACGCGATTATATGAGTAGTTACGGGTATCACCGATTAACTACTCCTCATATGGATAAAATCGCAAGTCAAGGAGTGTTATTTGAAAATCATTTTAGTCCAAGTATCCCGACTACACCAGCTTATGCATCCATGCTGACAGGTATGGACTGTTTTGGGACAGATGTGGTAGCACTACGGCATCAAGGTGGCTTAGGAAATCATCTCAAAACATTGCCAGAAATATTAGCTGAGCATGATTATAATACGACTTGTGTGGGTTTTTCTAATAACCCTTCTTCAAGAGGATTCCAAAAATACTTAGATTACGAAGCATGGCAACCAGATGAAACAGGAAAGTGTCCAAAAGCAGATAATTTGAACGAGGTTGCCATTCCTGAGTTGAAGCGATTGAATGAAGCAGACAAACCTTTCTTTCTATTTTTAAGACATATGGATCCGCATTCTCCATATCTCCCACCAAAACCATTTGAACGAATTTTCTATGATGGAGATGAAAAAGATCCAGCAAACAAATCAATGGAATCAGTGTATCATTTCAAACCACATGCAGACTTTTTTAAGTCATGGATTCCTGAAGGAGTTACCGATCAGCGCTATGTCTGTGCGCAATATGAAGGTGCTATAGCGTATATGGATGCATGTATTCAAAATATATTTGCAACCGTTGAAGAGCTTGGAATCGAAGAGGAAACGTTAATTGTTTTGACCTCTGATCATGGGGAAACCTTATATGAGCATGAATGCTATTTTGACCATCATGGTATGTATGACAATTGTTTAGTTGTACCACTCATTCTAAAATTTCCAGGAGAATTGCCTGAGGGTAAACGCATTACAGATACTACGGTGATACAAGATGTGACACCGACCATTTTAGAATTATTAGGAATCGAAACAGATATAGCATTTAATGGACAGAGTATAGTTCGTCCTTTGAAGGGTGAGAAATTGGCTTCTGTATCAGAGTTTTATATAACAGAATGTACTTGGATGAGGAAGCATGGGTGGCGTACCTCCGAATGGAAGCTGATTCAAGCATTAGAACCGGATTTTCATTTTAAACCAGAGATAGAATTATATAACTTAGTGAAGGATCCTGAGGAAAATCACAATGTAGCAAGCCAGGAGCCTGAGGTAGTGAATCTATTACAGCAACGAATGGAAGATTATATTGCGAAGCGTGAAGCGGAGACAGGAAGAATAAATCCAATGTACACGAATATTCATTATCACGGATTAAAAGAAGGACCGTTGAAATCTTCTCAAGAAGCCTATGATAAGTTATATCTTGGCTCGATTTCGAATGCTAGAAAAATCCAAGCCAAATAA
- a CDS encoding sulfatase has product MKTIMISLDSLRAKRLGCYGYSKPTSPYMDHIASEGVLFENAFASDIPTEAAHTSIFTGKVGLRTGIVSHGSQLNNLSKSTAWLPTMLRQAGFTTGAVDNLYQLKEWFARGFRYYINSVGNKRWIDGETINELTKPWLREHKDEDFFLFLHYWDPHTPYLPPKKYVADFYDLNKDPYDKQNNSMKPAYNHLAYPFFKHHHFDLLGPVTDAEYINALYDAEVRYLDDKLKELDNYLEELGIKEDTLLIIFGDHGESLTEHDIYWDHCGLYDTTVQVPLIMRWPNQLPSGKRVQGIVQQVDLMPTIFEAINKRDEANIQPLSLPEDIDGKSLWPSIFGEEEGTQSTIYLSECAWQAARGVRTERYKFIRTRDSGPFTRPPRELYDLYTDPEETVNLAHSQRQIAKQLEHELDTWIERILQGKEDPMERQITQDGLPFRRRIENILSNVGLTWEEWLENHSSERLEKLLNKN; this is encoded by the coding sequence TTGAAAACCATAATGATTTCACTTGATTCTCTCCGAGCTAAAAGATTAGGCTGCTACGGATATTCTAAACCAACAAGCCCTTATATGGACCATATAGCCTCAGAGGGGGTTCTTTTTGAAAATGCATTTGCATCTGACATACCAACTGAGGCAGCTCACACCTCCATCTTCACCGGAAAAGTAGGGCTTCGGACGGGAATTGTTTCTCACGGCTCACAATTAAACAACCTTTCCAAATCAACAGCGTGGCTCCCCACCATGTTACGTCAAGCAGGATTTACCACTGGAGCGGTAGATAACTTATACCAATTAAAAGAATGGTTTGCCAGAGGCTTTCGTTACTATATTAATAGTGTCGGTAATAAAAGATGGATAGACGGGGAAACAATAAACGAATTAACGAAACCATGGCTCAGAGAGCACAAAGACGAGGACTTTTTCTTATTCCTTCATTACTGGGATCCCCATACACCTTACCTGCCTCCAAAAAAATATGTGGCTGACTTTTATGACTTAAACAAAGATCCATATGACAAGCAAAATAACAGTATGAAACCAGCATATAATCATTTAGCCTATCCTTTTTTTAAACATCACCATTTTGATTTATTAGGTCCTGTCACAGATGCCGAATACATTAATGCATTATACGACGCGGAAGTACGGTATTTAGATGATAAATTGAAAGAATTAGATAATTATCTAGAAGAATTAGGAATCAAAGAGGATACGCTGCTCATTATTTTTGGCGATCATGGAGAAAGTTTAACAGAACATGATATCTATTGGGATCATTGCGGTCTCTATGACACAACCGTTCAAGTACCATTGATAATGAGATGGCCTAATCAGCTTCCATCAGGAAAACGAGTGCAAGGAATCGTCCAACAAGTAGATCTTATGCCTACTATATTCGAAGCAATTAATAAAAGGGACGAAGCGAATATTCAACCTCTATCTCTTCCAGAAGATATTGATGGCAAAAGTCTATGGCCATCTATTTTTGGAGAAGAAGAAGGGACCCAATCTACCATTTATTTAAGTGAGTGTGCATGGCAAGCAGCACGGGGCGTACGTACGGAGCGATACAAATTTATTCGAACAAGGGACAGTGGTCCTTTCACTCGCCCACCAAGAGAACTGTATGATTTGTACACAGATCCAGAAGAAACGGTTAATCTTGCTCACTCACAACGTCAAATCGCAAAACAATTAGAGCATGAACTAGATACATGGATAGAGCGTATTTTACAAGGCAAAGAAGATCCTATGGAAAGACAAATCACTCAAGACGGACTTCCATTCCGTAGAAGAATTGAAAATATTCTAAGCAATGTTGGGCTTACTTGGGAAGAATGGCTAGAGAACCATTCTTCTGAAAGATTAGAAAAACTTTTAAACAAAAATTAA
- a CDS encoding AraC family transcriptional regulator gives MKIKSSLYMKEKEFPFWIDHKVHTAHNTPPIHAHDFIELVYVTEGEAEHLFEGKHYPLSKGDVFIINPGEVHTYKVNPGNELGIVNCLFMPSLFDEAWLRGLGISESMDYFYVHPFLEKCERFHRCLKLRGQEAEDMLDKLEELSDEFESKRNGYSPLIRLQLVQLLILLSRIYVRRNVTTEQLNVKAHERKMFIQRICGYLERHYDQKITIANLAELFSISTRHLNRIFKAETGKTVIEFIHHIRITRAMKLLTETNEKVITIAMDVGYDDPAFFTRLFTRKVGCSPGKYREESNVETLESEVSGC, from the coding sequence GTGAAAATTAAAAGCAGTCTGTATATGAAGGAAAAGGAATTTCCATTTTGGATTGATCACAAAGTTCATACAGCTCATAACACGCCACCCATACATGCGCATGATTTTATTGAATTAGTCTATGTAACAGAAGGGGAAGCAGAACACCTTTTTGAAGGAAAGCATTATCCATTGTCAAAAGGCGATGTTTTTATCATTAATCCTGGAGAAGTCCACACGTATAAAGTAAATCCAGGTAATGAATTGGGAATCGTTAATTGTCTGTTTATGCCAAGTTTATTTGATGAAGCGTGGCTTCGTGGATTGGGGATCTCTGAATCTATGGACTATTTCTATGTTCACCCATTTTTAGAGAAATGCGAGCGATTTCACCGTTGCTTAAAATTAAGAGGACAAGAAGCAGAAGATATGCTTGATAAATTAGAGGAGCTTTCAGATGAATTTGAAAGTAAGCGGAATGGTTATTCCCCGTTGATTCGTTTACAACTAGTTCAACTGCTCATCTTATTATCTAGAATTTATGTGAGGCGTAACGTTACGACGGAACAATTAAATGTCAAAGCACATGAAAGAAAAATGTTTATTCAACGGATTTGCGGTTATTTGGAAAGACACTATGACCAGAAGATAACGATAGCTAATTTAGCAGAATTATTCAGTATTAGCACACGTCATTTGAATAGGATTTTTAAGGCAGAGACAGGAAAAACCGTGATTGAGTTTATCCATCACATACGGATCACGAGGGCAATGAAATTATTAACTGAGACAAACGAAAAGGTGATAACCATTGCCATGGATGTAGGCTATGATGATCCAGCATTTTTTACACGATTATTTACTCGAAAGGTCGGTTGCTCACCAGGGAAATATCGTGAAGAAAGTAATGTAGAGACTTTGGAGAGTGAAGTTTCTGGTTGTTAA
- a CDS encoding VOC family protein has product MIKRIGHTAFTVKNMERSLEFYCDHLGFEKLFELHNQDNEPWIIYLKVCEGQFIELFYGGKKSNSIDGETIGYNHLCLEVDDINEIAGHLKEKGLTLDVEPQQGLDLNHQCWIKDPDGNRIEFMQLHPDSPQLNK; this is encoded by the coding sequence ATGATTAAAAGAATAGGTCACACAGCATTTACCGTTAAAAATATGGAGAGGTCGTTAGAGTTTTATTGTGATCATTTAGGTTTTGAAAAGTTATTTGAATTACATAATCAAGATAACGAGCCATGGATTATCTATCTAAAAGTGTGTGAAGGGCAATTTATTGAATTATTTTATGGTGGAAAGAAAAGTAATAGCATAGATGGTGAGACTATTGGTTATAATCATTTGTGTTTAGAAGTAGACGATATAAATGAAATTGCAGGCCATTTAAAAGAAAAAGGGCTAACGTTAGATGTGGAACCACAGCAAGGATTAGATTTAAACCATCAATGTTGGATAAAAGACCCAGATGGTAACCGAATCGAATTTATGCAACTACATCCAGACTCTCCGCAATTAAATAAATAG
- a CDS encoding enolase C-terminal domain-like protein, which yields MVMSRLKRDGKVERIEWALLKGVRSRPAGGNARLGVHGKEVPMDIVRITIEGVTGFGWSRISKENAKQLVGLTVSDLFTTEGKVKPSYYAIEFPLLDWLGKYTKKPVYQLFLDSSVDEYSVPCYDTSLYFDDLHLESDEDAVELIQMEALEGVKKGHRHFKIKVGRGAMHMQLEKGKKRDIAIIRGVREVLGPDSKIMIDANNGYNLNLTKEVLTETADANLTWIEEPFHEDPEYLSELKSWLEKQNLNIMVVDGEGNADVNIVRWAKDGLLDAIQYDIRQYGFHKWLELGEELDKANVHTAPHNYGGSYGNFALMHLAPNINGFLFVEWDGMDIQGIDDSAYVIKEGEVSVPNSPGFGLNLDDDYYTNLLNNNGWHVEWNHKQRI from the coding sequence ATGGTAATGTCTAGGCTTAAAAGAGATGGAAAAGTAGAAAGAATAGAATGGGCGCTACTTAAGGGAGTAAGGTCAAGACCAGCGGGAGGCAATGCTAGGTTAGGTGTTCACGGAAAAGAAGTCCCTATGGATATAGTTAGAATAACCATAGAGGGTGTTACTGGTTTCGGCTGGTCTCGTATTTCAAAAGAGAACGCAAAGCAGTTAGTTGGATTGACAGTGAGCGATCTTTTTACAACAGAGGGGAAAGTAAAACCAAGTTATTATGCTATAGAATTTCCTTTATTGGATTGGTTAGGAAAATATACAAAAAAACCTGTATATCAATTATTTTTAGACTCAAGTGTTGATGAATACTCTGTTCCTTGTTATGATACTTCCCTCTATTTTGATGATCTACATTTGGAAAGTGATGAAGATGCCGTCGAGTTAATCCAGATGGAGGCTTTAGAAGGAGTCAAAAAGGGGCATCGTCACTTTAAAATTAAGGTTGGCAGAGGTGCCATGCATATGCAGCTGGAAAAAGGGAAAAAACGAGATATTGCAATTATTCGTGGGGTTAGGGAAGTATTAGGACCTGATTCAAAGATTATGATTGATGCAAATAATGGATACAATCTTAACTTAACAAAAGAAGTACTTACAGAAACTGCTGATGCCAATTTAACTTGGATTGAGGAACCGTTTCATGAAGACCCAGAATATTTATCAGAGTTAAAATCATGGTTGGAAAAACAAAACCTGAATATTATGGTTGTTGATGGGGAAGGAAACGCAGATGTTAATATTGTTCGATGGGCTAAAGATGGTCTGCTTGATGCCATTCAATACGATATTCGTCAGTATGGATTCCATAAATGGTTGGAACTTGGTGAAGAATTAGATAAGGCTAATGTGCACACAGCACCACATAATTATGGGGGATCCTATGGTAATTTTGCACTCATGCATTTAGCGCCAAATATTAACGGCTTTTTGTTTGTTGAGTGGGATGGAATGGATATTCAAGGTATTGATGACTCTGCTTATGTTATTAAAGAAGGAGAAGTTTCTGTACCTAATTCACCAGGATTTGGGTTGAATTTAGACGATGATTATTATACTAATCTATTAAATAATAATGGTTGGCATGTTGAATGGAATCATAAACAAAGGATCTGA